The Glandiceps talaboti chromosome 19, keGlaTala1.1, whole genome shotgun sequence genome contains a region encoding:
- the LOC144450043 gene encoding GTP-binding protein Rhes-like, producing the protein MMSRSRSLRVSTPRDSLKFKGSKRLVMMGAAGVGKSSIISRFLYGKVSEQHKETVEEIHAQDFNISGHRVHFEVLDTSGSFSFPAMQKIYIETADVFVLVYSVTDKDSFEEVVRLKDLILDGDKKNESTIIVVGNKSDLEDDRQVNYAFADLLAGDWDLKYIETSAKTNSNIEQLFTTVFDTVRLSQNITYSMVNRQRSLPADMHQR; encoded by the coding sequence ATGATGTCAAGAAGCCGTTCCCTTAGAGTTAGCACTCCACGAGATAGCCTGAAATTTAAAGGCAGCAAACGATTGGTAATGATGGGTGCAGCTGGAGTCGGCAAGTCTTCGATTATCTCACGATTCCTGTATGGTAAAGTCAGTGAACAGCACAAGGAGACGGTTGAAGAAATACACGCTCAAGATTTCAACATCAGCGGGCATAGAGTACACTTTGAGGTTCTCGACACGTCTGGTTCGTTCTCCTTCCCTGCAATGCAGAAAATCTACATCGAAACTGCTGATGTATTCGTCCTCGTGTATTCAGTCACCGATAAAGACTCCTTCGAAGAAGTTGTACGTCTGAAAGATCTGATTCTTGACGGAGACAAGAAGAATGAATCAACTATCATCGTTGTTGGCAACAAATCAGACCTTGAAGATGACAGGCAGGTAAATTACGCTTTTGCAGATTTGCTAGCGGGTGACTGGGACTTGAAATACATCGAAACATCTGCGAAGACGAACTCGAACATTGAACAGTTGTTTACAACTGTATTTGATACAGTCAGACTTTCACAGAATATAACATATTCGATGGTCAACCGTCAGAGAAGCCTTCCTGCTGATATGCATCAAAGGTAG